A single genomic interval of uncultured Pseudodesulfovibrio sp. harbors:
- a CDS encoding flagellar basal body P-ring protein FlgI — protein sequence MVFAVILSAGMTALRPVDASAARLKDIASFSGVRTNELVGYGLVVGLAGTGDGSSSTFTMRSMANMLEKMGVEADPTKLKPKNVAAVMVTAKLPVSAKPGSSIDVTVSSLGDSKSLLGGILLVTPLKGLDGRVYAVAQGSLTIGGFTAAGEAATAQKNIPTVGRIPNGANVERGVPFKFNNQEKMTVNLTVRDFGTTMQVVNKINASMGGDFASARDISTIELELPDSFRGNMVPLMASLENIDISPDGKAKVIVDEKTGTVVLGQDVRLSKVAVAHGNLQIVISESEDVSQPGPFSDGQTVVTPRTDLAVNEQNNQLMLMEGATLQELVDGLNAIGAAPRDLISIIRALKVAGSLYAEVEVI from the coding sequence ATGGTTTTCGCCGTCATCCTGTCTGCGGGAATGACGGCCCTGCGTCCTGTCGACGCTTCGGCGGCTCGGCTCAAGGATATCGCCAGCTTCAGCGGTGTCCGTACCAACGAATTGGTGGGATACGGCCTTGTGGTCGGTCTCGCCGGTACCGGAGACGGCTCGTCGTCCACGTTTACCATGCGGTCCATGGCGAACATGCTGGAAAAGATGGGGGTTGAAGCCGACCCGACAAAGCTCAAGCCGAAGAACGTGGCCGCGGTCATGGTCACGGCCAAGCTGCCTGTTTCCGCAAAGCCCGGTTCCAGTATTGACGTGACGGTTTCTTCGCTTGGTGACTCCAAGAGTCTGCTTGGCGGCATCCTGTTGGTCACGCCGCTCAAGGGGCTTGATGGACGGGTTTACGCAGTAGCGCAAGGATCCCTGACGATCGGCGGTTTTACCGCTGCGGGCGAAGCGGCCACGGCGCAGAAGAATATCCCCACCGTAGGACGCATTCCCAATGGTGCCAATGTTGAACGTGGTGTGCCTTTCAAATTCAATAATCAGGAGAAAATGACGGTTAATCTGACCGTGCGTGATTTCGGCACCACCATGCAGGTGGTCAACAAGATCAACGCATCCATGGGCGGTGACTTTGCCTCGGCTCGCGACATCTCCACCATCGAACTGGAGTTGCCCGACTCTTTCCGCGGCAATATGGTGCCGTTGATGGCTTCCCTTGAGAATATCGACATTTCTCCCGACGGCAAGGCCAAGGTCATTGTGGATGAGAAAACCGGAACCGTTGTTCTTGGACAGGATGTCCGTTTGAGCAAGGTTGCGGTGGCCCACGGCAACTTGCAGATCGTGATTTCCGAATCCGAGGATGTGAGTCAGCCCGGTCCGTTCTCTGACGGACAGACGGTTGTCACTCCGAGGACCGACCTTGCCGTTAACGAGCAGAATAATCAGTTGATGCTCATGGAGGGGGCGACCCTACAGGAATTGGTTGACGGTCTGAACGCCATTGGCGCAGCGCCGCGTGACCTGATTTCCATTATCCGGGCGCTCAAGGTCGCAGGTTCATTGTACGCCGAAGTGGAGGTTATCTAA
- a CDS encoding rod-binding protein, translating into MIGSGIDPQFAARQADTKDLVRFKQEMDGLKDRLAGDGKDSSQKLRQACEKFEAVFISKLWKEMKSTVKKEGYLHSKQEDQYMSMFDREFAEKMSRSGGIGLADMIYDQLSEKLKETSRDALAGGVRIKPVKAEPIALNRGGTPIALPKEKQGLTLEDWGGSEGVGEQTSGVVSSSGEVPVQQSATQRVLTDVDVQAQLEILTRKLEAERIREGLLGKGGTDFGYGRKAETDGLTQLGRKLAKNG; encoded by the coding sequence ATGATAGGTTCCGGAATTGACCCGCAGTTTGCCGCACGGCAGGCCGACACCAAGGACCTTGTCCGTTTCAAGCAGGAGATGGACGGCCTCAAGGACCGCCTTGCTGGTGACGGAAAGGACAGCTCCCAGAAGCTGCGGCAGGCCTGTGAGAAATTCGAGGCCGTGTTCATAAGCAAGCTCTGGAAGGAGATGAAGTCTACCGTCAAGAAGGAAGGCTACCTGCACAGCAAACAGGAAGATCAGTACATGTCCATGTTTGATCGCGAGTTTGCGGAAAAGATGTCCAGATCCGGCGGCATTGGCCTTGCCGACATGATTTACGACCAGCTCAGCGAGAAGCTCAAGGAGACCAGCAGGGACGCTCTTGCCGGTGGTGTGCGAATCAAGCCAGTCAAGGCGGAACCCATCGCCTTGAATCGTGGCGGCACGCCGATTGCGCTTCCCAAGGAAAAGCAGGGACTGACTCTTGAAGACTGGGGCGGTTCGGAAGGCGTGGGCGAACAGACATCAGGTGTTGTTTCGAGCAGCGGGGAAGTCCCGGTGCAGCAGTCGGCAACGCAGCGGGTGCTTACGGATGTGGACGTCCAGGCGCAGCTTGAGATTCTGACTCGCAAACTTGAAGCCGAACGTATCAGGGAAGGGCTGCTCGGAAAGGGCGGCACTGATTTCGGGTATGGTCGGAAAGCGGAAACCGATGGTTTGACTCAACTTGGTAGGAAACTTGCAAAAAATGGCTGA
- the flgN gene encoding flagellar export chaperone FlgN, which translates to MFRVIEENLVRQNKALMLLSLLLEEEFSRLMKSNPQSVSQIELSIQELMRQIVVERASLRRHIGEAVPGAARVSELYPSLDNEMKGNFQKLLSLMDETEQKCGTQAAKNNEMALALFDQSKNLLDFMHDQIKPKNTTAYGASGRFAKAPSNARLLTGRL; encoded by the coding sequence ATGTTTCGTGTAATTGAGGAAAATTTGGTCCGGCAGAACAAGGCGTTGATGCTGCTTTCCCTGCTTTTGGAGGAAGAATTTTCCCGGCTCATGAAGAGCAATCCCCAGAGTGTGTCCCAGATCGAGCTGTCCATTCAGGAACTCATGCGTCAGATCGTGGTCGAGCGGGCGAGCCTTCGCAGGCATATCGGCGAAGCCGTGCCGGGAGCAGCCAGAGTTTCCGAATTGTATCCTTCTCTGGATAACGAAATGAAGGGCAATTTTCAGAAGTTGCTTTCCCTGATGGACGAAACCGAGCAGAAGTGCGGTACTCAGGCTGCCAAGAATAATGAAATGGCTCTCGCTCTTTTTGATCAGAGCAAGAACCTGCTTGATTTCATGCATGATCAGATCAAGCCGAAGAATACCACTGCATATGGTGCGAGCGGTCGTTTCGCCAAGGCTCCGAGCAATGCAAGGCTGTTGACCGGGAGGCTCTAG
- the flgK gene encoding flagellar hook-associated protein FlgK, protein MSFGANSILDMGCRALFASQVQLQVTGQNISNVNTEGYARRSVVMEEANYIDYAPGQLGTGVRAKEVVRNFDTMVEELYLEQSSLKDKWGNLWEQLKSVESLLNESSGVGMSSTLSQYFNSWNEVSQRPDNYGARQSVINDANTMISTLRQVDNDLALMQQRINTTVKAQVDEANKLMQEIATLNQDIQVHHIEGENNANSLFDERARKVRELGQLLDIKTIDNGGGDFTVMTKAGQNLVDGDTHFALSFEAPQTTEALEPDSTFDGGVYFEGSADFEYTIEFVSSNTSTVPPSPTAGQVGSGANAAQFRVSLDGGVTWLTNADGSEKHFYAREYGERVNVEGINIWFGSATDSKGTPSNDLLAGDRFVINPHQGLYWVENTSHKENITPQLHFNGEENTSRLTGGSLAAMMEFRDNYVGKYREKLENLSENIVWETNRRHSQGAGLQTFTSVNGTYQVSDSTKALGSDSAGLPFGNRLQSGTSLMYVYNANTGLLTSSASLDFGGGASFNPATDDLEDVRDAYNRTFNGAIRASIVNNRLMLEAEEGYTFAFGTDTAGLNAALGLNTFFKGSSPGDIQVNEKISSDLDYLATGHVNGAGEMNSGDNATALSMYALRNVDVTFSTVTEGTTQTTILDYYNGLVGDVGTDTNRAEFNKNFYTTLSKDLNERQQQVSGVNLDEEMSDLIRYQASYTAAAKLITTADQMLQTILSLKP, encoded by the coding sequence ATGTCCTTTGGTGCCAACTCCATTCTTGACATGGGCTGTCGGGCCCTTTTCGCCTCACAGGTGCAATTGCAGGTCACCGGTCAGAACATCTCGAATGTCAACACGGAAGGCTATGCCCGTCGTTCCGTGGTCATGGAGGAAGCGAATTATATCGATTATGCTCCCGGGCAGCTGGGTACGGGTGTCCGTGCCAAGGAAGTTGTCCGCAACTTCGACACCATGGTCGAGGAGTTGTATCTGGAGCAGTCTTCGCTCAAGGACAAGTGGGGCAATCTCTGGGAGCAGCTCAAGAGTGTTGAAAGTCTGCTCAATGAATCCAGCGGTGTGGGCATGAGCAGCACCCTGTCACAGTATTTCAATTCCTGGAATGAAGTCAGCCAGCGCCCGGACAACTACGGAGCGCGGCAGTCGGTCATCAATGATGCGAATACCATGATTTCAACGTTGAGACAGGTGGACAACGACCTCGCTCTCATGCAGCAGCGCATCAATACAACCGTCAAGGCTCAGGTGGATGAAGCCAACAAGCTCATGCAGGAAATCGCCACCTTGAATCAGGATATTCAGGTGCATCATATCGAAGGCGAAAACAATGCTAATTCGCTGTTTGATGAGCGTGCTCGCAAAGTTCGGGAACTCGGGCAGTTGCTGGATATCAAGACGATTGACAACGGTGGCGGTGACTTTACCGTCATGACCAAGGCCGGACAGAATCTGGTCGACGGCGATACGCATTTTGCCCTTTCGTTTGAGGCTCCCCAGACAACGGAAGCTCTGGAACCTGATTCCACCTTTGATGGTGGTGTCTATTTTGAAGGCTCGGCCGATTTCGAATACACCATCGAATTCGTTTCCTCCAATACCAGTACGGTCCCGCCATCTCCGACGGCCGGTCAGGTCGGTTCCGGTGCGAATGCGGCCCAGTTCCGTGTGTCACTGGATGGCGGTGTAACATGGCTGACCAATGCAGACGGTTCGGAAAAGCATTTTTATGCCCGTGAGTATGGTGAGCGTGTCAATGTCGAAGGTATCAATATCTGGTTCGGCAGTGCAACGGATTCAAAGGGGACTCCTTCCAATGATCTCCTTGCCGGTGACCGTTTCGTTATCAACCCGCATCAGGGGCTGTATTGGGTCGAGAACACGTCGCATAAGGAAAACATCACACCCCAGCTGCATTTCAATGGTGAAGAAAACACTTCGCGCCTGACAGGCGGCAGCTTGGCGGCAATGATGGAGTTCCGCGATAATTATGTCGGCAAGTATCGAGAAAAGCTCGAAAATCTTTCTGAAAACATTGTTTGGGAAACCAACCGCAGGCACAGTCAGGGTGCCGGGTTGCAGACGTTCACCTCCGTGAACGGAACGTATCAGGTCTCTGATTCCACCAAGGCTCTTGGCAGTGATTCCGCAGGCTTGCCCTTTGGAAATCGTCTCCAGTCCGGTACTTCTTTGATGTATGTCTATAATGCCAATACCGGGCTTTTGACTTCATCCGCATCCCTTGATTTCGGCGGAGGTGCTTCGTTCAATCCTGCGACGGACGATCTTGAGGACGTGCGTGATGCCTACAATCGGACGTTCAACGGGGCCATCAGGGCTTCCATCGTCAACAACAGGCTGATGCTTGAAGCGGAAGAGGGGTATACGTTCGCCTTTGGAACCGATACCGCCGGATTGAACGCCGCGCTTGGGCTCAATACGTTTTTCAAGGGCTCCAGTCCGGGTGATATACAGGTCAATGAAAAGATTTCCAGTGATCTTGATTACCTTGCCACCGGGCATGTGAACGGTGCCGGGGAGATGAATTCCGGTGACAACGCCACGGCTCTGTCCATGTATGCGTTGCGGAATGTGGACGTCACGTTTTCCACGGTTACGGAAGGCACGACGCAGACGACCATTCTCGATTACTACAACGGTCTGGTCGGGGATGTCGGTACTGACACCAACCGGGCCGAGTTCAACAAGAATTTTTACACGACGCTGTCCAAGGATCTCAATGAGCGCCAGCAGCAGGTGTCCGGCGTCAACCTTGATGAGGAAATGAGTGACCTTATCAGGTATCAGGCTTCTTACACGGCGGCAGCCAAGCTCATTACCACTGCCGACCAGATGCTTCAGACGATTCTGTCGCTGAAGCCGTAG
- the flgL gene encoding flagellar hook-associated protein FlgL — protein sequence MRVSQQMLFDNYVHNLNTSLTTLMDLNNKAQTQKRINKPSDDPTGMTRILDHRDTLRSLEQYKENISTAKGWLGRSDETLRQVSTLITRAKELATQASTGTVDGDNREQVSYELRSIFEQMVGLANSEFEGKNIYGGQKVDGKAFEEIMWLTTNDANFGDSVDFTVLGSSETTVLVQYYDETGATAVGGDMDLNDPNLRARYSIDGGRSWKTNAQIDFPAGGPATLTMPDSGTSVVFHGNATVKVNDRNDPEVADGTWMWIRPSARYMGDDKDAPPLVDKMPNDADIEASASGSFLSNNVTIRIDNSSDVKMNENIEYSYSMDGGITWTTGNVAQADASSNSSVLSVANGGILNLTSSGGNVLHPGQQFVIRPRSADINLDISGSEQVTVNDVGKDIFGGVYMSPDAVLSAGGAVVTLGSSNAGRVLQSAGAAKMAVTIQGSDEFSQNLFEVMGNLVAFAETNNQTGIQQCLANLDNAEKHIMNSLAEVGGRENRLTVAGTIADGLKLNEEALVSSIEDVDISELMTDLAQQQIIYESVLRSSSMIMQLNLGKFI from the coding sequence ATGCGAGTTTCACAACAGATGCTCTTCGACAACTATGTGCACAATTTGAACACGTCATTGACGACGTTGATGGATCTCAACAACAAGGCACAGACACAGAAGAGAATTAACAAGCCCAGTGATGATCCGACCGGAATGACACGCATTCTGGATCACCGCGATACGTTGCGGTCCCTTGAGCAGTACAAGGAAAACATTTCCACGGCCAAGGGGTGGCTCGGCCGTTCCGATGAAACGCTCAGGCAGGTCTCGACTCTCATTACACGGGCCAAGGAATTGGCGACACAGGCCTCTACCGGTACTGTTGACGGGGATAACCGTGAACAGGTCAGCTACGAGCTCAGAAGTATTTTCGAGCAGATGGTCGGGCTCGCCAACAGCGAATTCGAGGGCAAGAATATCTATGGCGGCCAGAAGGTCGACGGAAAGGCCTTTGAAGAAATCATGTGGTTGACGACCAATGATGCCAATTTTGGTGATTCCGTTGATTTTACCGTTCTTGGTTCGTCGGAAACCACGGTTCTTGTGCAGTATTATGACGAGACGGGCGCGACTGCCGTGGGTGGGGACATGGATTTGAACGATCCGAACCTGCGTGCACGATACAGTATTGACGGAGGCCGGAGTTGGAAGACGAATGCACAGATTGATTTTCCCGCCGGTGGACCGGCTACCCTGACTATGCCTGACAGTGGGACGAGTGTGGTTTTTCATGGCAATGCCACGGTCAAGGTCAATGACCGCAATGATCCGGAAGTTGCAGACGGAACATGGATGTGGATTCGTCCTTCCGCCCGTTACATGGGTGATGACAAGGATGCGCCGCCTCTGGTCGATAAGATGCCGAATGATGCCGACATTGAGGCCTCGGCGTCCGGTTCATTCCTGAGCAACAACGTGACCATACGCATTGACAACAGTTCTGATGTGAAGATGAATGAGAACATCGAGTACTCGTACAGTATGGACGGTGGTATCACGTGGACGACCGGCAATGTTGCACAGGCTGATGCTTCGAGTAATTCGTCCGTTCTCAGTGTGGCCAACGGCGGTATTCTGAATCTGACATCCAGTGGCGGCAACGTGCTGCATCCCGGACAGCAGTTCGTCATCCGTCCTCGTTCGGCCGATATCAATCTCGATATCTCTGGCAGTGAGCAAGTGACGGTCAATGATGTGGGCAAGGATATTTTCGGCGGGGTTTACATGAGCCCCGACGCCGTGCTTTCGGCTGGCGGCGCCGTGGTGACGCTTGGCAGTTCCAATGCGGGACGGGTCCTACAGTCTGCCGGTGCGGCAAAGATGGCCGTCACGATTCAGGGTAGTGATGAGTTTTCACAGAACCTGTTCGAGGTGATGGGCAATCTTGTTGCCTTTGCAGAGACAAATAACCAGACAGGCATACAGCAGTGTCTCGCCAATCTGGATAATGCGGAAAAGCATATCATGAACAGTCTCGCCGAAGTGGGCGGGCGTGAAAACAGGCTTACCGTGGCGGGGACCATCGCTGATGGCCTCAAGCTCAACGAAGAGGCGCTTGTCAGTTCCATCGAGGATGTTGACATAAGCGAATTGATGACTGACCTTGCACAGCAGCAGATCATATACGAATCCGTACTTCGGTCATCGTCCATGATTATGCAGTTGAACCTCGGTAAGTTCATCTAA
- the csrA gene encoding carbon storage regulator CsrA: MLILTRRPGESLYLGDNIKLKILSVQGKQIKIGLDVPEDMTVYREEVYLKIKEQNKQALEASQQDLLAAAALWQKKENKK, from the coding sequence ATGCTGATACTGACCCGGAGACCGGGAGAAAGCCTCTACCTGGGCGATAATATCAAGCTGAAGATCCTGAGTGTTCAGGGGAAGCAGATAAAAATCGGCCTGGACGTACCTGAAGACATGACTGTCTATCGGGAAGAGGTGTATCTGAAGATCAAGGAACAGAACAAGCAGGCGCTGGAAGCAAGCCAGCAGGACCTGCTCGCGGCGGCTGCGTTATGGCAAAAGAAAGAAAACAAAAAATAA
- the fliW gene encoding flagellar assembly protein FliW yields the protein MAKERKQKIMTRLGEREISLDSIIYFPRGLIGLEDKREFVLLNVRDESPFLLLQCVTDPGLGLLVADPYAFIESYDVKLEKIDRKSLKIKNVKQLAILVTVSIPQNKPENTTLNLQGPIVINTEVRIGLQVPQTEAGYPTHFRPIDV from the coding sequence ATGGCAAAAGAAAGAAAACAAAAAATAATGACACGGCTGGGCGAGCGTGAAATCAGCCTGGACAGCATCATTTATTTCCCCCGGGGCCTGATCGGCCTTGAGGACAAGCGTGAATTCGTGTTGCTGAATGTCAGGGATGAATCGCCGTTTCTGCTTTTGCAGTGCGTGACTGATCCCGGATTGGGGCTGCTGGTTGCCGATCCCTATGCTTTCATTGAAAGTTACGATGTGAAGCTGGAAAAGATTGACCGCAAATCGCTCAAGATCAAGAATGTCAAGCAACTGGCCATTCTGGTGACAGTGAGCATCCCACAGAACAAACCCGAAAACACTACTCTCAACCTTCAGGGGCCGATTGTCATCAACACCGAGGTGAGAATAGGTCTTCAGGTTCCGCAGACGGAAGCGGGCTATCCCACACACTTCCGTCCCATCGACGTTTAA
- the flgM gene encoding flagellar biosynthesis anti-sigma factor FlgM: protein MVIKNIVGDMNPYAKKKIGEQRPAEQAQKAAQSPKTAGESADRVVLSSEARLRGAALQTAKDAPDVRREKVDRLKQQVKDGTYKPDVKKAAANLIRDDLNLLMER from the coding sequence ATGGTTATCAAGAACATTGTAGGGGACATGAACCCTTACGCAAAAAAGAAGATTGGCGAACAGCGCCCCGCCGAGCAGGCACAAAAGGCTGCACAGTCTCCCAAGACTGCGGGCGAGTCGGCTGATCGGGTCGTACTGTCTTCCGAAGCCAGACTGCGGGGCGCAGCCTTGCAGACTGCCAAGGACGCACCGGATGTCCGTCGTGAAAAGGTGGACAGGCTCAAGCAGCAGGTCAAGGACGGCACGTACAAGCCTGACGTCAAAAAGGCCGCCGCGAACCTGATTCGTGACGACCTCAATCTTCTTATGGAGCGTTAA
- a CDS encoding DVU0524 family FlgM-associated protein yields the protein MNTQSANVRTMLRTYGKQLTSAKRLARFRQALGASKPMDDIAKQAKRRELVERIAHEVIENLIVNAEHSPVVAAILEQLESEFGHRYLFEYPVDGSDVQILRETEHGPLYVEGSERSKIMRRLWEITLSKVDDTML from the coding sequence GTGAATACTCAATCAGCCAATGTTCGAACCATGCTGCGTACCTACGGGAAGCAGCTGACAAGCGCGAAGCGTCTTGCACGCTTCCGGCAAGCTTTGGGAGCGTCCAAGCCAATGGACGACATCGCAAAGCAGGCAAAGCGCCGCGAACTGGTTGAGCGCATAGCGCACGAGGTCATTGAAAATCTGATCGTCAACGCCGAACACTCGCCCGTTGTTGCCGCGATTCTGGAACAACTGGAAAGCGAATTCGGGCACAGGTACCTTTTCGAGTACCCGGTGGATGGAAGCGACGTACAGATATTGAGAGAGACCGAACACGGCCCGCTTTACGTTGAAGGCTCCGAAAGGAGCAAGATCATGCGAAGGCTGTGGGAAATAACCCTGTCGAAGGTAGACGACACTATGCTTTGA
- a CDS encoding ARMT1-like domain-containing protein, producing the protein MGFDRNFESVLDIRYGKDVSLDALLLHFMTENHLEYTIDPDKNGSLEQLRFMLAVEEGDFYAPCSDWMFHMLLKEGLPELLLNEYLEQWKTFIRLSRNFCPDRKVSSRFIQLARHKFRMTLASPILIPSRLMKRLITIFMTQSGIDDPYRDIRKALNRRAADIIASEAFDSAVNVCRQDMEVCERIDDLRFKIDMLEIERLLRVSTLSDNWTPESFDEEALGSLDLEAEVQKNSEQFLSVCDSLGKDGDSPKRILYIPNRSGGLMFDLQVVKSLLRLGHRVVMALKEGFFFEHPTFWDRDSDPILAGAFNGAHFVSEDRLSKNELLSLMAKHQFMVISDGTREKFNPYRCSVSFARAWKECDLVLAKGRGMYNRLIQVSHDFTRDIVNFFRDDSGKFHLYFRPRPERIHTFSERYISNKADEIIAEMRQARHEGRTVMFYSGIIGSVPGQTMVAIEVITQFVNHLRDQLEEAYIINPGEHFEEGMDADDLMFMWEQVQRSGYINVWRFQTYFDIEKSFELMGRKVPPVWTGKDATYSTGCTKEMHIALDVQRSYPELQIIGPNPEKFFRRREYGVGKFCDVAIDSCGQG; encoded by the coding sequence ATGGGGTTCGACAGGAATTTCGAGTCGGTTCTGGACATACGTTATGGCAAGGATGTTTCTCTGGATGCCTTGCTGCTGCATTTCATGACCGAAAATCATCTGGAATATACCATTGATCCTGACAAGAACGGGTCTCTGGAGCAGTTACGGTTCATGCTTGCGGTGGAAGAAGGTGACTTCTACGCGCCGTGTTCGGACTGGATGTTTCACATGCTGCTCAAGGAGGGGCTTCCCGAATTGCTCCTGAATGAATATCTGGAGCAGTGGAAGACATTCATTCGCCTGTCGAGGAATTTCTGCCCGGACCGGAAGGTGTCCAGTCGGTTTATTCAGTTGGCGCGTCACAAGTTCCGTATGACTCTGGCATCGCCGATCCTGATTCCTTCCCGTCTCATGAAGCGGCTTATCACCATCTTCATGACCCAGAGCGGCATTGATGATCCGTACCGGGATATTCGCAAGGCCCTGAATCGGCGGGCGGCGGATATTATTGCCAGTGAAGCCTTTGATTCTGCCGTGAACGTCTGTCGGCAGGACATGGAGGTCTGTGAGCGCATTGACGATCTTCGGTTTAAGATAGACATGCTGGAAATCGAACGTTTGCTGCGTGTCTCGACGTTGTCTGACAACTGGACGCCGGAAAGCTTTGATGAAGAGGCGCTTGGCTCCTTGGATCTTGAGGCCGAGGTCCAGAAGAATTCGGAGCAGTTCCTCTCTGTCTGTGATTCGCTTGGCAAGGATGGCGACAGTCCGAAAAGAATCCTTTATATCCCGAATCGTTCCGGTGGATTGATGTTTGACCTGCAAGTCGTGAAAAGCCTGCTGCGGCTTGGACATCGGGTGGTCATGGCTCTCAAGGAAGGGTTCTTTTTCGAGCACCCGACCTTCTGGGACCGGGACAGCGATCCGATTCTGGCGGGGGCATTCAACGGGGCGCATTTTGTCAGTGAAGACCGCCTGTCCAAGAACGAGCTTTTGTCGCTGATGGCCAAGCATCAGTTCATGGTTATTTCCGATGGAACAAGAGAGAAATTCAATCCCTACCGCTGTTCCGTCTCTTTTGCCCGTGCATGGAAGGAGTGCGATCTGGTCCTTGCCAAGGGCCGGGGCATGTATAACCGCCTTATTCAGGTCAGCCATGATTTTACGCGGGATATCGTGAACTTCTTCCGTGATGACAGCGGCAAATTCCATCTGTATTTTCGTCCCCGTCCCGAGCGTATCCATACGTTCAGCGAGCGGTATATCTCGAACAAGGCTGACGAGATCATTGCTGAAATGCGGCAGGCACGCCATGAAGGGCGGACCGTCATGTTCTACTCCGGGATCATCGGCAGTGTGCCGGGGCAGACCATGGTCGCCATTGAAGTCATCACCCAGTTCGTCAATCATCTGCGGGATCAGCTTGAAGAGGCGTATATCATCAATCCGGGCGAGCATTTCGAGGAAGGAATGGATGCTGACGATCTGATGTTCATGTGGGAGCAGGTGCAGCGAAGCGGCTACATCAACGTCTGGCGTTTTCAGACGTATTTCGATATTGAAAAGAGCTTCGAGCTTATGGGCAGAAAGGTGCCGCCCGTATGGACAGGCAAGGATGCAACGTACTCCACCGGGTGCACCAAGGAAATGCATATTGCCCTTGATGTGCAACGCAGTTACCCGGAGCTTCAGATTATCGGCCCGAATCCGGAGAAATTCTTCCGCAGGCGCGAGTATGGTGTGGGCAAATTCTGCGATGTCGCCATTGATTCCTGTGGTCAGGGCTAG
- a CDS encoding MltA domain-containing protein translates to MNKRNMYAGNFVRLLLLAVCLAMLSACLKNGSFFPSKVELPPVEEKEVQRAEASGSLDQPRVTDGLTLKTVHEPESLPVCDLFFPLSTHEGFENMPRIDLASQGLGSWTALEAPVQRSLEYALNMPQDKPALTRPGMSLTWAQVVQSLEEFLDLLPHLDKYPELLARRFVWFGMRNKPLMTGYYTPEIEASLTRQPGYEFPIYGVPSDLRYGRVRGRDRFYRIEQGRVRPYYERGDMDVRHVLAGRGLEIAWAKDPLDVFYMQVEGCGRLRLPDGTTRNVLYGAKNGHGFRSLGRILHSKGLLPKGRLSKGHVKEYFSKHPEKMFQLMAENRSYVFFRLEDAPPEGTIGKPLTPMVSLATDRELLPLGSLLAFEAEIPQTKNGRAVGKRKVAGIGLAQDTGTAIRGSRLDYYIGEGNLVEPIANNIMTEATVYLLISKEALING, encoded by the coding sequence GTGAACAAACGAAATATGTACGCCGGAAACTTTGTCCGGCTTTTGCTCCTTGCCGTTTGTCTGGCAATGCTTTCGGCGTGCCTGAAAAACGGCTCCTTCTTCCCTTCCAAGGTCGAGTTGCCGCCAGTTGAAGAGAAAGAGGTTCAGAGGGCCGAGGCTTCAGGCAGTCTCGATCAACCGCGGGTAACGGATGGATTGACGCTTAAAACAGTGCATGAGCCGGAGTCACTGCCGGTCTGCGATCTTTTTTTCCCGCTGTCCACTCACGAAGGGTTTGAAAACATGCCCCGCATCGACCTTGCCAGTCAGGGGCTTGGGTCGTGGACCGCGCTGGAAGCGCCTGTGCAACGCAGTCTGGAATATGCGCTGAACATGCCGCAGGACAAGCCTGCACTGACTCGTCCCGGCATGTCTCTGACGTGGGCGCAGGTCGTTCAGAGCCTTGAGGAATTTCTTGATCTTCTGCCGCATCTCGACAAGTACCCCGAGCTGCTTGCCCGACGTTTCGTCTGGTTCGGAATGCGAAACAAGCCGCTCATGACAGGGTATTACACGCCGGAAATCGAGGCGAGCCTGACCCGGCAGCCCGGATATGAATTCCCTATCTATGGTGTTCCCTCCGATCTGCGTTATGGCAGGGTGCGTGGACGTGACCGTTTCTACCGTATCGAGCAGGGGCGGGTGAGGCCGTATTACGAGCGGGGGGACATGGATGTGCGCCATGTTTTGGCCGGTCGCGGTCTTGAGATCGCATGGGCCAAGGATCCTCTGGATGTTTTTTACATGCAGGTGGAAGGGTGCGGGCGTTTGCGGTTGCCCGACGGCACGACCCGCAATGTCCTGTACGGCGCAAAGAACGGACACGGGTTCCGAAGCCTCGGACGTATTCTTCATTCCAAGGGCTTGCTTCCCAAGGGCAGGCTTTCCAAAGGACATGTGAAAGAGTATTTTTCCAAACATCCCGAGAAGATGTTTCAATTGATGGCCGAGAATCGCAGTTATGTTTTTTTCCGTCTTGAGGATGCTCCGCCAGAGGGAACCATTGGAAAGCCGTTGACGCCGATGGTTTCACTGGCTACAGACCGGGAACTCCTTCCGCTTGGCAGCCTGCTTGCCTTTGAGGCAGAAATACCGCAGACAAAAAACGGTCGGGCCGTTGGAAAGCGGAAAGTCGCCGGCATCGGACTGGCGCAGGATACCGGTACCGCCATACGCGGATCGCGACTAGACTATTACATAGGTGAAGGGAATCTGGTGGAGCCCATCGCCAACAATATAATGACCGAGGCCACCGTTTATCTCCTTATAAGCAAAGAAGCACTTATCAATGGCTGA